One stretch of Amycolatopsis sp. NBC_00345 DNA includes these proteins:
- a CDS encoding choline/carnitine O-acyltransferase, translating into MIVSSPEWSTRTFGNEDRLPRVPVPTLPDSGRRFLEWCAPLLTPEELAETEAAVAEFLAPGSPAHELQAALVEYDGSPGVHSWLDTFWPYRYLGRRDRIALNANFFFLFQDSPLGQVERAAELAAAAVDYKLRVDDELLPPVLVRGAPQSMVQHKFLFSATRIPGAVLDTVRTPYREGWAGPSHERHIVVFHRNTPFRLDVLAEDGRPYSPEQIADGLRAIVKGDHATDVAAGHFTTKARAEWAASRAALIEAGNGEALETIETALFCLCLDEFTPSTALEACDRLLHGDSGNRWFDKAVSLVVFEDGTAGINVEHCELDGTTILGFTDALLSGAREPREAADGVPGFEPIEFTLTDALREDARAAAEAFKAYADATATEAVSFDFGANRAKELGMSPDAFAQMSYQLAHRRAKGLTGATYESIATRQFQHGRTEAMRVVTPEVVRFADVLTDENASTDEKRKALRAAAAKHVARAKECQAGDAPEQHLWELQLIAQRRGDTETPALYTSPGWLKMRADYLSTSSAPSVNIQYFGFGSTSPQCIGVAYVLLPDRWNIYLSTPKHVSAEMYRFADELARAVRELQELLATE; encoded by the coding sequence ATGATCGTGAGCAGTCCGGAATGGTCCACCCGCACCTTCGGCAACGAGGACCGGCTCCCCCGCGTCCCCGTTCCCACGCTGCCGGACAGCGGCCGCCGCTTCCTCGAGTGGTGCGCACCGCTGCTGACGCCGGAGGAGCTGGCCGAGACCGAAGCAGCGGTCGCGGAGTTCCTCGCACCGGGCAGCCCCGCCCACGAGCTGCAGGCCGCGCTGGTGGAGTACGACGGCTCACCCGGGGTGCACAGCTGGCTCGACACGTTCTGGCCGTACCGCTACCTCGGCCGCCGCGACCGGATCGCGCTCAACGCCAACTTCTTCTTCCTGTTCCAGGACTCCCCGCTGGGCCAGGTGGAGCGCGCGGCCGAGCTGGCCGCGGCCGCCGTGGACTACAAGCTCCGGGTCGACGACGAGCTGCTGCCGCCGGTGCTCGTGCGCGGAGCTCCGCAGTCGATGGTGCAGCACAAGTTCCTGTTCTCGGCCACCCGCATCCCGGGCGCGGTGCTGGACACCGTGCGCACGCCGTACCGCGAGGGGTGGGCAGGGCCGTCGCACGAGCGGCACATCGTCGTGTTCCACCGGAACACACCGTTCCGGCTGGACGTCCTCGCCGAGGACGGCCGGCCGTACTCCCCCGAGCAGATCGCGGACGGCCTCCGCGCGATCGTCAAGGGCGATCACGCCACCGACGTCGCCGCCGGGCACTTCACCACGAAAGCCCGCGCGGAGTGGGCCGCTTCGCGGGCCGCGTTGATCGAGGCGGGGAACGGCGAAGCGCTGGAAACCATCGAGACGGCGTTGTTCTGCCTGTGCCTGGACGAGTTCACCCCGTCGACCGCGCTCGAAGCCTGCGACCGGCTGCTGCACGGTGACAGCGGCAACCGCTGGTTCGACAAGGCCGTGTCCCTGGTCGTGTTCGAGGACGGCACCGCGGGGATCAACGTCGAGCACTGCGAGCTCGACGGCACCACGATTCTGGGCTTCACCGACGCGCTGCTGAGCGGTGCGCGGGAACCGCGGGAGGCCGCCGACGGCGTGCCGGGCTTCGAGCCGATCGAGTTCACGCTCACCGATGCCCTCCGGGAAGACGCTCGCGCCGCGGCGGAAGCATTCAAGGCGTACGCGGACGCCACCGCGACTGAAGCGGTGTCGTTCGACTTCGGCGCCAACCGCGCGAAGGAACTCGGGATGTCGCCGGACGCCTTCGCGCAGATGTCGTACCAGCTGGCCCACCGTCGGGCGAAGGGCCTGACGGGCGCGACGTACGAGTCGATCGCCACCCGGCAGTTCCAGCACGGCCGCACCGAGGCGATGCGAGTCGTCACGCCCGAGGTGGTGCGCTTCGCCGACGTCCTGACCGACGAGAACGCTTCCACTGACGAGAAGCGGAAAGCGTTGCGGGCAGCGGCGGCGAAGCATGTCGCACGGGCGAAGGAATGCCAGGCCGGGGACGCGCCGGAACAGCACCTCTGGGAACTGCAGCTGATCGCGCAACGTCGTGGGGACACCGAAACCCCGGCGCTGTACACCAGCCCGGGCTGGCTGAAGATGCGCGCGGACTACCTGAGCACCAGCTCGGCGCCGTCGGTCAACATCCAGTACTTCGGCTTCGGCTCGACGAGCCCGCAGTGCATCGGCGTCGCGTACGTGCTCCTGCCGGACCGCTGGAACATCTACCTCAGCACACCGAAGCACGTCTCGGCGGAGATGTACCGCTTCGCGGACGAGCTGGCCCGCGCGGTGCGCGAACTGCAGGAGCTGCTCGCCACCGAGTGA
- a CDS encoding bifunctional FO biosynthesis protein CofGH has translation MAPDPDLTAPTPSAMRRALARARDGKTLDVAESTVLLHARGEDLATLSEHASRIRDAGLEEAGRAGIITYSRKVFIPLTRLCRDRCGYCTFVTVPGRLESPFLSPDEVLDIARKGAEMGCKEALFTLGDRPEDRWQAARDWLDAHGYDDTLSYVRAMAIRVLEETGLLPHLNPGVLSWQDFQRLKPVAPSMGMMLETTATRLWSEKGGPHYGSPDKDPAVRLRVLEDAGRSSVPFTTGVLIGIGETHEERADALFAIRKTAREYGGIQEVIVQNFRAKPDTKMRATPDADLEELAANIAVARLVLGPKMRIQAPPNLIGNQYDLMIRAGIDDWGGVSPLTPDHVNPERAWPQIDQLARQTEKAGYQLRERLTIYPEYVNIGEPWLDPRITRHVAALVDPATGLAREDAMPVGIPWQEPDGGWQQSGRTDLHTEIDTTGRTDDRRGDFDSVYGDWNELAGKIKSGPQKFDTDVLEALRSAEKDPAGLSDDAALALLHADGPELDALTKLADDLRREVVGDDITFVVTRNINFTNVCYTGCRFCAFAQRRTDADAYTLSLDQVGDRVDEAWAAGATEICMQGGIHPDLPGTAYFDLAAEVKRRQPDIHLHSYSPMEVVNGASRTNLSLRDWLIRAKESGVDSLPGTAAEILDDDVRWVLTKGKLPTSAWIEVVTTAHEIGLPTTSTMMYGHVDNPSHWVGHLKLLARLQREGMEKNGRRGFTEFVLLPFIHQSAPIYLAGLARAGTTLRENRAVHALARLLLHGTFDNIQSSWVKLGEEGSRAVLQGGVNDIGGTLMEETISRMAGAANGSYKTISDMRAMVEPLGRPLRQRTTGYGTPSAERIAAADASDGVATAVRKPLLPLLTP, from the coding sequence ATGGCACCCGATCCTGACCTGACCGCCCCCACCCCGTCGGCGATGCGACGTGCGCTCGCCCGGGCCCGGGACGGGAAGACGCTCGACGTCGCCGAGTCCACCGTGCTGCTGCACGCCCGCGGCGAAGACCTGGCGACGCTGTCCGAACACGCCTCCCGGATCCGTGACGCCGGCCTCGAAGAAGCCGGGCGCGCGGGCATCATCACCTACAGCCGCAAGGTCTTCATCCCGCTGACCCGGCTGTGCCGCGACCGCTGCGGCTACTGCACGTTCGTCACCGTGCCGGGGCGGCTGGAGTCGCCGTTCCTGTCCCCCGACGAGGTCCTCGACATCGCGCGCAAGGGCGCGGAGATGGGCTGCAAGGAAGCGCTGTTCACGCTCGGCGACCGGCCGGAGGACCGCTGGCAGGCCGCCCGCGACTGGCTCGACGCGCACGGCTACGACGACACCCTTTCCTACGTCCGCGCGATGGCCATCCGCGTGCTGGAGGAGACCGGCCTGCTGCCGCACCTCAACCCCGGGGTGCTGAGCTGGCAGGACTTCCAGCGGCTCAAGCCCGTGGCGCCGTCGATGGGCATGATGCTGGAGACCACCGCGACCCGGCTGTGGAGCGAGAAGGGCGGCCCGCACTACGGCTCGCCGGACAAGGACCCCGCCGTCCGGCTGCGGGTGCTGGAGGACGCCGGGCGCAGTTCGGTGCCGTTCACCACCGGGGTGCTGATCGGCATCGGCGAGACGCACGAAGAGCGCGCCGACGCGTTGTTCGCCATCCGCAAGACCGCGCGGGAGTACGGCGGCATCCAGGAAGTCATCGTGCAGAACTTCCGCGCGAAGCCGGACACTAAGATGCGCGCCACCCCGGACGCTGACCTCGAGGAGCTGGCGGCCAACATCGCCGTCGCGCGGCTCGTGCTCGGGCCGAAGATGCGCATCCAGGCGCCGCCGAACCTGATCGGCAACCAGTACGACCTGATGATCCGCGCCGGGATCGACGACTGGGGCGGCGTTTCGCCGCTGACCCCGGACCACGTGAACCCCGAGCGCGCCTGGCCGCAGATCGACCAGCTGGCGCGCCAGACCGAGAAGGCCGGCTACCAGCTGCGCGAGCGGCTGACCATCTACCCCGAGTACGTGAACATCGGCGAGCCGTGGCTCGACCCGCGCATCACCCGGCACGTGGCCGCGCTCGTCGACCCGGCGACGGGGCTGGCGCGCGAGGACGCGATGCCGGTCGGCATCCCGTGGCAGGAGCCGGACGGCGGCTGGCAGCAGTCGGGCCGCACGGACCTGCACACCGAGATCGACACCACCGGCCGCACCGACGACCGGCGCGGCGACTTCGACTCGGTCTACGGCGACTGGAACGAGCTCGCCGGCAAGATCAAGTCCGGCCCGCAGAAGTTCGACACCGACGTGCTGGAAGCCTTGCGCAGCGCGGAAAAGGACCCGGCCGGCCTGTCCGACGACGCGGCGCTGGCGCTGCTGCACGCCGACGGCCCGGAGCTGGACGCGCTGACCAAGCTGGCCGACGACCTGCGCCGCGAGGTGGTGGGCGACGACATCACGTTCGTCGTCACGCGGAACATCAACTTCACCAACGTCTGCTACACGGGTTGCCGCTTCTGCGCCTTCGCGCAGCGACGCACGGATGCCGACGCGTACACGCTGTCGCTGGATCAGGTCGGCGACCGCGTCGACGAGGCGTGGGCCGCGGGCGCCACCGAGATCTGCATGCAGGGCGGCATCCACCCGGACCTGCCGGGCACCGCGTACTTCGACCTGGCGGCCGAGGTGAAGCGGCGGCAGCCGGACATCCACCTGCACTCCTACAGCCCGATGGAGGTCGTCAACGGCGCCTCGCGGACCAACCTGTCCCTCCGGGACTGGCTGATCCGCGCGAAGGAGTCCGGAGTGGACTCCCTGCCGGGCACCGCGGCGGAGATCCTCGACGACGACGTGCGGTGGGTGCTCACCAAGGGCAAGCTGCCGACGTCGGCGTGGATCGAGGTGGTCACCACGGCGCACGAGATCGGGCTGCCCACGACGTCCACGATGATGTACGGGCACGTCGACAACCCGAGCCACTGGGTCGGGCACCTGAAGCTGCTGGCCCGGCTGCAGCGCGAGGGCATGGAGAAGAACGGGCGGCGCGGGTTCACCGAGTTCGTGCTGCTGCCGTTCATCCACCAGAGCGCGCCCATCTACCTGGCCGGCCTCGCCCGCGCGGGGACCACGCTGCGCGAGAACCGGGCGGTGCACGCGCTGGCCCGGCTGCTGCTGCACGGCACGTTCGACAACATCCAGAGCTCCTGGGTGAAGCTCGGCGAAGAAGGCAGCCGCGCGGTGCTGCAGGGCGGTGTCAACGACATCGGCGGCACGCTGATGGAGGAGACGATCAGCCGGATGGCCGGCGCGGCGAACGGCTCGTACAAGACCATCAGCGACATGCGCGCGATGGTCGAGCCGCTGGGCCGTCCGCTGCGCCAGCGGACCACGGGCTACGGCACACCTTCGGCGGAGCGGATCGCCGCGGCGGACGCGTCGGACGGGGTGGCGACGGCGGTGCGCAAGCCGCTGCTGCCGCTGCTGACTCCGTAG
- a CDS encoding HalD/BesD family halogenase: MSTSVAPLEMVDTDRYPLTAPGSPAWLATVGRTRADLADAGCSVLTDFIRPELREVLRTECAGLEPHAYTKIEQVNAYNTAIGAPLPEGHPGRTIMERGNAFVARDHIPASSIISRLYTSPLFQRFVADCFGLPELHELADPLSGLTLNVIAPGRAHPWHFDTNSYTVSLLTQGAAEGGTFEHCPNIRSAAEENFAAVRSVLAGDGAYPVQRLALRPGDLQLFQGRFALHRVSTVKGGIARHSAIFAYSERPGTVGSAERTRQLFGRVLPAHLAGRTDRGDELLD, from the coding sequence ATGAGCACCTCCGTGGCGCCACTGGAAATGGTCGACACCGACCGCTACCCGCTCACCGCCCCGGGCAGCCCGGCCTGGCTGGCGACCGTCGGGCGCACGCGCGCGGACCTGGCCGACGCCGGCTGCAGCGTGCTCACCGACTTCATCCGGCCCGAGCTGCGCGAGGTGCTGCGCACCGAGTGCGCCGGGCTGGAACCGCACGCCTACACCAAGATCGAACAGGTCAACGCCTACAACACCGCGATCGGCGCGCCGCTGCCCGAAGGCCACCCCGGGCGGACGATCATGGAACGCGGCAACGCCTTCGTCGCGCGCGATCACATCCCCGCGTCGTCGATCATCAGCCGGCTCTACACCAGCCCGCTGTTCCAGCGCTTCGTGGCCGACTGCTTCGGCCTGCCGGAGCTGCACGAGCTCGCGGACCCGCTGTCCGGGCTGACGCTCAACGTGATCGCGCCCGGGCGCGCGCATCCGTGGCACTTCGACACGAACTCCTACACCGTCAGCCTGCTGACACAGGGCGCGGCCGAGGGCGGGACGTTCGAGCACTGTCCGAACATCCGGTCCGCGGCCGAGGAGAACTTCGCCGCCGTACGGTCCGTGCTGGCCGGTGACGGCGCCTATCCGGTGCAGCGCCTCGCCCTCCGGCCGGGCGATCTGCAGCTGTTCCAAGGACGCTTCGCCTTGCACCGGGTCAGTACGGTGAAGGGCGGGATCGCGCGCCACTCGGCGATCTTCGCCTACAGCGAGCGCCCGGGGACAGTCGGCAGTGCGGAACGGACCAGGCAGCTGTTCGGCCGGGTCCTGCCCGCGCATCTGGCCGGCCGCACCGACCGGGGCGACGAGCTGCTCGACTAG
- a CDS encoding alpha/beta hydrolase, translating to MTATDPSTRPRIGPPVPYDPELAAALAVVRAEMPRLDSFESLAVVREAVASRQLPLEDLTADGTIELWEVEADGPDGPVPAIVGRPAGVTTAVPVLYWLHGGGMVLGGNRGRDLLFLKQYARELGLAFVAIDYRVAPEHPHPAPVEDCYAGLKWTVEHAAEFGIDPERVLVGGASAGGGLAAAVTLLARDRNGPALLGQLLLYPMLDDRNNTPSAYQMAGAGSWDRTANNVGWTALLGDARGGPDVSPYAAPARATDLSGLPPAFLDVGSAETFRDEVITYATRLSLAGVPAEVHMWPGAFHGFDGVAPQAALSQQAREVRASWLRRVLG from the coding sequence ATGACCGCGACCGACCCGTCGACGCGCCCGCGGATCGGCCCGCCGGTGCCGTACGACCCCGAGCTGGCGGCGGCGCTGGCGGTGGTCCGGGCCGAGATGCCCCGGCTCGACTCGTTCGAGTCGCTCGCCGTGGTGCGCGAGGCCGTCGCTTCCCGGCAGCTGCCGCTCGAAGACCTGACCGCGGACGGCACGATCGAGCTGTGGGAGGTCGAGGCCGACGGCCCGGACGGCCCGGTCCCGGCGATCGTCGGCCGGCCGGCGGGCGTCACCACCGCGGTGCCGGTGCTCTACTGGCTGCACGGCGGCGGCATGGTGCTGGGCGGGAACCGCGGCCGGGACCTGTTGTTCCTCAAGCAGTACGCGCGGGAGCTGGGGCTCGCGTTCGTCGCGATCGACTACCGCGTGGCGCCGGAGCACCCGCACCCCGCGCCGGTGGAGGACTGCTACGCCGGTCTGAAGTGGACGGTCGAGCACGCGGCGGAGTTCGGCATCGACCCGGAGCGCGTGCTCGTCGGCGGCGCGAGCGCGGGCGGGGGGCTGGCGGCCGCGGTGACCTTGCTGGCGCGCGACCGGAACGGCCCGGCGCTGCTCGGCCAGCTGCTGCTGTACCCGATGCTGGACGACCGCAACAACACCCCGTCGGCGTACCAGATGGCCGGCGCCGGCAGCTGGGACCGGACCGCCAACAACGTCGGCTGGACCGCGCTGCTCGGCGACGCCCGCGGCGGCCCCGACGTCTCGCCGTACGCCGCCCCGGCCCGCGCGACGGACCTTTCCGGCCTGCCGCCCGCTTTCCTGGACGTCGGCAGCGCCGAAACCTTCCGCGACGAGGTGATCACCTACGCGACGCGGCTTTCGCTGGCGGGGGTTCCGGCCGAGGTGCACATGTGGCCCGGCGCCTTCCACGGCTTCGACGGGGTGGCGCCGCAGGCCGCGCTTTCCCAGCAGGCCCGCGAAGTCCGCGCGTCGTGGCTGCGGCGGGTGCTCGGCTAA
- a CDS encoding helix-turn-helix domain-containing protein — MGDTARAVALPGGRAVLAPPGDWPASSRTTAVGSAFRTQAGESSGGEPQPGRAGLGPVVPVRDLPASWAAARTALRFTAEGTEADPGPRVVEFADLGGLAVLAEAVSPSTQPVADVEAVEKARAAAPWVLQTLVAVAGAASLRAAATALTLHHSTLQERLTHAEHLLGWPVRTPPGRLRLQLALALWRLHRNP; from the coding sequence TTGGGCGACACCGCCCGCGCCGTGGCCCTGCCCGGCGGCCGGGCCGTGCTGGCGCCGCCGGGAGATTGGCCCGCGAGCAGCCGCACCACCGCGGTCGGGTCAGCGTTCCGGACGCAGGCTGGTGAGTCATCCGGTGGTGAGCCGCAACCCGGCCGCGCCGGTCTCGGACCCGTTGTCCCCGTACGCGATCTGCCCGCTTCCTGGGCCGCCGCCCGCACGGCGTTGCGCTTCACCGCCGAGGGCACCGAAGCCGATCCAGGCCCCCGCGTGGTGGAGTTCGCCGATCTCGGCGGACTGGCCGTCCTAGCCGAGGCAGTCAGCCCGTCGACTCAGCCGGTCGCCGACGTCGAAGCCGTCGAAAAAGCGCGGGCCGCGGCGCCGTGGGTGCTGCAGACGCTCGTCGCGGTGGCCGGCGCCGCCAGCCTGCGCGCGGCGGCCACCGCGCTGACCCTGCATCACTCCACGTTGCAGGAACGCCTCACCCACGCCGAACACCTGCTCGGCTGGCCGGTCCGCACCCCGCCGGGCCGTCTGCGGCTCCAGCTCGCCCTCGCGCTCTGGCGCCTGCACCGCAACCCGTGA